The following are encoded together in the Humulus lupulus chromosome 5, drHumLupu1.1, whole genome shotgun sequence genome:
- the LOC133779104 gene encoding secreted RxLR effector protein 161-like: MDKSHPLSSPMVVRSLYVKNDSFQPGKEHEELLGLEVSYLSAIEALMYIVNCTRPDIAFSINLLARYSSSLKYRHWKGIKHILCYLQGTIDKWLFYSNKCGSQLIGYAGTEYLSDPHKARSQTGYFFTCGDTAISWRSTKKTLTATSSNHAEILAIHEASRECVWLRSMIQHIRGTCGLTPNKEVRTVLYEYNVACIAQLKGGYIK; encoded by the coding sequence ATGGACAAATCACACCCATTGAGTAGCCCAATGGTGGTTAGATCACTTTATGTGAAAAATGATTCTTTCCAACCTGGAAAAGAACATGAAGAACTCCTTGGTCTTGAAGTGTCATATCTTAGTGCAATAGAAGCCTTAATGTATATTGTTAATTGcacaagacctgatatagcattttcTATAAATTTATTAGCAAGATATAGTTCTTCTCTAAAGTATAGGCACTGGAAAGGGATTAAGCACATACTGTGCTATCTTCAGGGTACTATTGATAAATGGTTATTCTATTCAAATAAATGTGGGTCACAACTAATTGGTTATGCAGGTACAGAATATTTATCTGATCCACATAAAGCCAGATCTCAAACAGGCTATTTTTTCACATGCGGTGACACTGCTATATCTTGGCGTTCAACAAAGAAAACTCTAACAGCTACTTCTTCAAATCATGCTGAAATACTTGCAATTCATGAGGCAAGTCGAGAATGTGTATGGTTGAGGTCAATGATACAACATATCCGGGGAACATGTGGATTAACACCCAATAAAGAAGTACGAACAGTTCTCTACGAATATAATGTTGCATGTATTGCTCAACTAAAAGGAGGGTACATTAAATGA
- the LOC133834801 gene encoding L-idonate 5-dehydrogenase-like isoform X2, with protein sequence MASKEGETNMAAWLLGIKTLKIQPYHLPPLGPHDVKVRVKALGICGSDIHHFKTMRCANFIVKKPMVIGHECAGVIEEVGSEVKSLEVGDRVALEPGISCRQCNLCKSGRYNLCPKMKFFGSPPTNGSLANKVVHPADLCYKLPENVSLEEGAMCEPLSVAVHACRRANVSPETNVLIMGAGPIGLVTLLTARAFGAPRILINDVDDRRLSIAKSLGADKTVLVSTNIQDVNKDVEEIKSAMGTDIDVSFDCVGYNKTMSTALNATRSGGKVCLIGLAQSEMTAPITPAAARRGS encoded by the exons ATGGCAAGCAAAGAGGGAGAAACCAATATGGCTGCTTGGCTTCTTGGTATCAAAACGCTCAAGATTCAACCATATCATCTTCCTCCTTTGG GACCCCATGATGTGAAAGTTCGAGTAAAAGCTCTGGGTATTTGTGGAAGTGATATTCATCACTTTAAG ACGATGAGATGTGCGAATTTCATAGTAAAAAAGCCAATGGTAATAGGACACGAGTGTGCGGGTGTGATTGAAGAAGTAGGGAGCGAGGTCAAGTCACTAGAGGTGGGTGATCGCGTGGCATTAGAGCCTGGAATTAGTTGTCGCCAATGCAATCTCTGCAAAAGTGGCCGTTACAATCTCTGCCCCAAAATGAAATTTTTTGGCTCTCCTCCAACTAATGGTTCTCTTGCCAACAAG GTGGTGCACCCGGCAGACTTGTGCTATAAGTTGCCAGAAAATGTAAGCTTGGAAGAAGGTGCAATGTGTGAACCTTTGAGTGTTGCTGTTCATGCTTGTCGCCGAGCAAATGTAAGTCCAGAGACCAACGTATTGATCATGGGAGCTGGACCTATAGGCCTTGTTACTCTACTGACTGCTCGAGCTTTTGGAGCTCCTAGAATTCTCATAAATGACGTTGATGACCGCCGATTGTCGATTGCCAAGAGCCTTGGTGCAGATAAGACTGTTTTAGTTTCAACTAATATCCAG GATGTAAATAAAGACGTGGAGGAGATAAAAAGTGCCATGGGTACCGACATTGATGTGAGCTTTGATTGTGTTGGTTATAACAAAACCATGTCAACAGCTTTGAATGCTACTCGTTCAGGTGGGAAAGTTTGCCTCATTGGGTTAGCTCAGAGTGAGATGACTGCCCCTATTACCCCTGCTGCTGCCAGGCGA GGAAGTTGA
- the LOC133834801 gene encoding L-idonate 5-dehydrogenase-like isoform X1, protein MASKEGETNMAAWLLGIKTLKIQPYHLPPLGPHDVKVRVKALGICGSDIHHFKTMRCANFIVKKPMVIGHECAGVIEEVGSEVKSLEVGDRVALEPGISCRQCNLCKSGRYNLCPKMKFFGSPPTNGSLANKVVHPADLCYKLPENVSLEEGAMCEPLSVAVHACRRANVSPETNVLIMGAGPIGLVTLLTARAFGAPRILINDVDDRRLSIAKSLGADKTVLVSTNIQDVNKDVEEIKSAMGTDIDVSFDCVGYNKTMSTALNATRSGGKVCLIGLAQSEMTAPITPAAAREVDIIGIFRYRNTWPLCIELLRTGKIDVKPLITHRFGFSQNEIDVAFETSAGGGNAIKVMFNL, encoded by the exons ATGGCAAGCAAAGAGGGAGAAACCAATATGGCTGCTTGGCTTCTTGGTATCAAAACGCTCAAGATTCAACCATATCATCTTCCTCCTTTGG GACCCCATGATGTGAAAGTTCGAGTAAAAGCTCTGGGTATTTGTGGAAGTGATATTCATCACTTTAAG ACGATGAGATGTGCGAATTTCATAGTAAAAAAGCCAATGGTAATAGGACACGAGTGTGCGGGTGTGATTGAAGAAGTAGGGAGCGAGGTCAAGTCACTAGAGGTGGGTGATCGCGTGGCATTAGAGCCTGGAATTAGTTGTCGCCAATGCAATCTCTGCAAAAGTGGCCGTTACAATCTCTGCCCCAAAATGAAATTTTTTGGCTCTCCTCCAACTAATGGTTCTCTTGCCAACAAG GTGGTGCACCCGGCAGACTTGTGCTATAAGTTGCCAGAAAATGTAAGCTTGGAAGAAGGTGCAATGTGTGAACCTTTGAGTGTTGCTGTTCATGCTTGTCGCCGAGCAAATGTAAGTCCAGAGACCAACGTATTGATCATGGGAGCTGGACCTATAGGCCTTGTTACTCTACTGACTGCTCGAGCTTTTGGAGCTCCTAGAATTCTCATAAATGACGTTGATGACCGCCGATTGTCGATTGCCAAGAGCCTTGGTGCAGATAAGACTGTTTTAGTTTCAACTAATATCCAG GATGTAAATAAAGACGTGGAGGAGATAAAAAGTGCCATGGGTACCGACATTGATGTGAGCTTTGATTGTGTTGGTTATAACAAAACCATGTCAACAGCTTTGAATGCTACTCGTTCAGGTGGGAAAGTTTGCCTCATTGGGTTAGCTCAGAGTGAGATGACTGCCCCTATTACCCCTGCTGCTGCCAG GGAAGTTGATATCATTGGCATATTTCGTTATAGGAATACTTGGCCACTTTGCATCGAGTTGTTGAGGACTGGTAAGATTGATGTAAAGCCACTGATAACCCACAGATTTGGGTTTTCACAGAATGAGATTGATGTTGCTTTTGAAACTAGTGCTGGTGGAGGTAATGCCATTAAGGTTATGTTTAATCTTTAA